GAATTGAAAACCTATTCCAGTGTAACTATTTACTTTCACAAAAGTGATGATGATGCCCCCATTTACCTTGATATTGATCTAGAAATACCACACCAGGATGCATTATTGAATAAAACAATATCTGTTAGGTATATCGATGAAACTGAAACAGATATAGTTTATATGATTGATTCTGCCAATTCAATATCTATGACAATTCCTATATACAAAGGATGGTATGTCCAAAAAAGAATATACATATCAGGAAAACCGGTCCCTCGACTTTTGAAACTGTAAACTTTTTTAGCAAAAATTATAGTTTTGGTATATAATGTATATACAAATAAAAAATTAAAATGAGGGATTAAAAATGGATACTATTAAAATAACAGAACTTCTTATTAATCTAAATGAAATAAAACTCATAGCCGTAATGATTTTTGTAACAGTACTGGTTCTAGGGGTACTAATTCTTTTAAAACCGTTATTAAAAGACATACTATTTATAGTCATAGGTAAGTTTTTTAGAAATGGAAATGGCAATAATCATGGTAAAAAACGGGATTAAGTTATGAAATTATCTAAAGATAATCTTGAGCTTGGACTTAAGTCTTTATCAAACCTTATTGATATATTTTCTAAATTTGAAGATGAATTTGATGAGGCTGCACACAAAGGATTCTTTTTGGTTTATGAGCTATATTCTCATTACAAATTAATCTATACAGCAAATATGGAAAGACTTGAGAGTGCATTAACCCCAACAATAACTAAAACACTCGCCCCAATAAATGAGAAAATCAATCGATGTATTGATCTAGTTAATTCTGATGAAAAAAATCTAAAAATATCTAATGATCTGAAATTCAATCAGGAAGGAAAACCTATCTATCAAGGGAGAAACACATAATGCAAAATAACACTATTGGTTTAGGGCTTAATTTACTATCAAGCTTAACTAACATAGCTAAAACTGATACAAACATAGATCATAACTACATTAATACTTTTAGCAAGGTAATAGATTTTTTCTACAAAACATATATGAGCACACTAAAATCTATGGAAACAGCCGAATCAACAAAAATATTAGAAGAAATACAAGACATATTAAAATACAATATTGAGATAATAGAGGCTATTTCTAATAATAAAAGTAATAAAATTATCTCCTCATTAAAAGCAAAACGCAATAAAATCATGAGGGAATATATTAATATCCTTAAAAGGGATGAAAATGCTTAAACTAGTAAACTACTTGTTACTTACTTTACTACTATGTTGCAATACTATTGCTAGTTTACCAGATGAACCAAAGCCACCAATTATTCAAACACTCGGCTCTTTAGCTAAATATGAGGCAAAATTATCAGATTATGTTATGTACCTTATAACATTCTTAGCTAAAACAAAAGTAAAAGTTAATGACCCAAATTATCCAGAATATACTTTTCCAGACTTATCAACACTAAAAGATGAACACTCTATAACTTCAATCAAACATAATATCAAAATGCTTTTGGAGTACATTCAAAAAACAAAACCCATAGCACAAAAAGTCTATAATCAATATTCCCTAGTTAAAAATGTAAATTACAAATAAGTTGT
The sequence above is a segment of the Borreliella afzelii genome. Coding sequences within it:
- a CDS encoding BlyB family putative holin accessory protein produces the protein MKLSKDNLELGLKSLSNLIDIFSKFEDEFDEAAHKGFFLVYELYSHYKLIYTANMERLESALTPTITKTLAPINEKINRCIDLVNSDEKNLKISNDLKFNQEGKPIYQGRNT
- a CDS encoding BlyB family putative holin accessory protein — encoded protein: MQNNTIGLGLNLLSSLTNIAKTDTNIDHNYINTFSKVIDFFYKTYMSTLKSMETAESTKILEEIQDILKYNIEIIEAISNNKSNKIISSLKAKRNKIMREYINILKRDENA
- a CDS encoding BlyA family holin — protein: MDTIKITELLINLNEIKLIAVMIFVTVLVLGVLILLKPLLKDILFIVIGKFFRNGNGNNHGKKRD
- a CDS encoding BBA14 family lipoprotein → MLKLVNYLLLTLLLCCNTIASLPDEPKPPIIQTLGSLAKYEAKLSDYVMYLITFLAKTKVKVNDPNYPEYTFPDLSTLKDEHSITSIKHNIKMLLEYIQKTKPIAQKVYNQYSLVKNVNYK